In Mycolicibacterium nivoides, the DNA window CTCCGAGGGCACCCGCGTCGGCGTCGGCCCCGGTGGCCGATACACGATCAACGATCTGCTGCACGGACTGCTAATGCACTCCGGCAACGACGCCGCGCACGCACTCGCGGTCCAGCTGGGCGGGATGGACCCCGCACTGCAGAAGCTGAACATCTTGGCGGGCAAGCTCGGTGGCCGCGACACCCGCGCCGCCACCCCATCGGGCCTGGACGGCCCCGGCATGAGCACCTCGGCGTACGACATCGGGCTGTTCTACCGATACGCCTGGCAGAACCCCGCATTCGCCGACATCGTGGCGACCCAGACCTACGACTTCCCCGGGCGCGACGGCAATCCGTCCTATCCGGTGGAGAACGACAACAAGCTGCTCTACAACTATCCGGGCGCGATGGGCGGCAAGACCGGATACACCGATGACGCGGGCCAGACCTTCGTCGGTGCCGCCAACCGTGACGGCCGGCGCCTGGTTGCCATCCTGATGAAGGGCACGCGAGTGCCGATCGCTCCGTGGGAGCAGGCGGCGCACCTGCTCGACTACGGGTTCGCGACCCCACCGGGAACCAAAGTCGGAACCCTCGTCGACCCCGATCCGTCATTGATCACGCCCAAGGCCGACGAGCCGACCGCGGCTCAGGCGGCCTCGGTGCTGCCGCCGGCCGATTCACTGCCGGTGCGGGTCGGTGTGGCCGTCGTCGGTGCCGTGATCGTGTTCCTGTTGATCATGGGTGCGCGGTCGCTGAATCGCCGGCCCGCTCGCTGATCAGCACCTCCCGATAGGCCTCCAACCAGCCGGTATGCGCCGGCTCAGGGCTCCCCCTTGCCGATGTCTGACCGATCGGTCTAATCTCAGACCATGCGGTCAGAGCGGACGAAGACGTTTACCGAACAGGCTCGCCGTCGGCAGATTGTTGAGGGCGCCCTGGAGGTGATCGCCGAACAGGGCTATCCACAGGCGTCGCTGGCGCGCATCGCCGAACACATCGGCATCGCGAAAAGCGCTGTGTTGTATCACTTCACCAACAAGTCCGAAGTGGTCGAGGCGGTCTTCACAGAGATCTTCACCCTTGGCGCCGCGGTGATCGTCCCAGCGGTCGACGCCGAAACCACCGCAGCGGCAAAGCTGTCCGCCTACATCCGGGCCAACATCGCGTTCGTCGTAGCCAACCGGTCGGCGGCCGTGGCGATGCTCGAACTCATCTCCGGATACCGCGACGCGGACGGATTGCGGGTCGACCAGGCCGCGGCCAAGGCCGTCCAGGAGAATCCGCCGACCGGAGACCTGGCCGCTCTCGACCCGCAGAGCATCTTCGCCGCCGGGGTGGAAGCCGGTGAGTTCCGGGAACTCTCACCGCTGTTCATGAAGAACATCCTGCGCGGCGCGCTGGACAGCGCAGCCCAGGAGTACGCCCGCGACCCCGGCTACGACGTCGTCGCCCACGGCGAAGTGCTCGTCGACATCTTCGAGAAGGCCACCGCGCCGTGACCACCATCGTCATCGCGGCCTTCGGCACCCGCGGGGACGTCGCCCCATACACGGGTCTGGCGCAGAAGCTCGCCCAGCAGGGTTATCGCGTCGCCGTCGCCGCCCAGGAGCCGTACCGGGAACTGGTGTCCGGCTGCGGAATTGAATTCCGCTCACTGCCCGGGGATACCGAACGCGCGACCAAAGCCTCACCGGTCGCGCAGGCGTTCGTCGACGGCGCCAGGATGCGGCCGTCCCGGGAAATGCTCGACGAGATGCGCGAGGATCTGCGCCGGCTGGGCCGTGGCCTGATCGAGGCAGCGAAAGACGCTGACCTGCTACTGCTCCCGTCCGTCGCGGCGCTCCTCGGATACCACGTCGCCGAAGGACTCGGCATCCCCAGCGCAGGGGTGTTGCTACAGCCGACCGCACCCACCGGCGACTTCCTGCCGTCGGTGCTCAGCGCGCGATCGCTCGGCCGCTGGGGCAACCGCGTCATCGGCCGGTTGGGCGCGCTCGGCGAGAAGCCGCACCTGGCGCTGATCAACGAGCTACGCACCGAACTCGGGCTGCGCCCGACCACGTTGGCGGGGTATCAAAGCAGACGCGCAGCCACCTGGCCCATCCTGCACGGGTTCAGTGAGCACGTGGTGCCGCGGCCCGCGGACTGGCCGGCGCACTTGCAGGTCACCGGCTATTGGTGGCCGTCGGAGCCCGACAATTGGTCGCCGCCTGCGCAACTGGTCGACTTTCTGCAATCCGGTCCGCCACCGGTGTTCGTCGGTCTCGGCAGCACGGCAACGGCGCGGGGACCCGAGCTGTCCGACACCATCAGCTCAGCGCTGCGTGCCACCGGCACGAGGGCGGTGGTGCAGAGCGGCTGGGCCGGGCTGCACTGCACCGGCGACGACGTGCTCATGGTCGACGAGCTTCCGCATTCATGGCTGTTTCCCCGGGTCGCGGCGGTCGTGCACCACTGCGGTGCGGGCACCACCGCCGCGACGCTCCGGGCCGGTGTCCCGTCCATACCCGTCACCGGAATCATGGATCAACCGTTCTGGGCGAAGCGCCTGCGACTCCTGGGCGTCGCACCTGCCGCCCTTCCGCGCGCCAACGTGACCGCCCTCGAACTCGCCACCGCCCTGCGCGAAGTGTGCGGCGATCCGTCGTATCAGGCACGCGCTCAACAGCTCTCGACACTGCTCGCCGGCGAGGACGGAGCGGGGTCGGCAGCGCACCGCATCACCGAACTGCTCGATCGATCACAGGAGGTACACCATGGCCAGTGACGCACTGATGGGTAACGCCCTGCTGGCCGGGGCAATCGTGCTGGCCGGCGGAGCAATCGGCGCCGGCATCGGCGACGGGCTCGCCGGCTCGCAGTTCATCGCCGGTGTGGCGCGCCAGCCGGAAGCCCAAGCGCGCTTGTACACACCGTTTTTCATCACGGTGAGCCTCGTGGAGGCGACGTTCTTCATCAACATCGCGTTCATGGCGTTGTTCGTCTTCGCCACCCCAGGCGGATAGATGGCGACCATCGCGATCATCGCCATCGGCAGCCACGGCGATGTGGCACCGCTGACCGGGGTCGGTGCGCGATTGCAGCGAGCCGGGCATCGCGTGATCGTGGTGGCGTATCAGGCATTCGCCGAACTCGTCACCGGAAGCGGGCTGGAGTTTCGCGGACTGGCCGACGAACTCGACGGCAACTCAGCCGCTCTGTCGGACGTGTCAGCACGCCAAGCCGCCAAGGCCATGGCGGCATTCCTCTCACCACGCGGCATGCGAGTGCTGGGCGATCGCGTGCTGGCCGCCGTCCGTGACGAACCGGTGGACGCGCTGCTGCTGTCACCGTTCGCGGAGCTGGCCGGCCATCCGCTGGCCGACGCGCTCGCCGTTCCCGGCATCGGCGTTCGGTTGCAGCCTTTCTCGGCGACCGCCGACTATCCACCAGCCGTGCTGGGAGCCTGGTCCGCCGGGCGGTTCGGGAACAGGGCAGCCGCGCGGATCGGCGCGACCACGATCGACGGGCTGTATGGCAGGGCAGTCAACCACTTTCGTGCGCAACTCGGCCTCCCGACCGCCCCGGCCCGGGTGTTGCGACGCCGGCGCACTGATGCTGGTTGGCCGATTCTGTACGGGTACTCGCCCACGATCCTGCCCCGGCCGGCCGATTGGCGGCCAGGTATCGACGTCGTCGGGTACTGGTGGCCGGAGCGCGCGACCGGATGGCAACCGCCCACCGAGCTCGTGGACTTCCTCGACGCCGGCCCGCCACCGATCGTCATCGGCTTCGGCAGCACGGTCAACAGCCGCGCCCAGGCCCAGCAGCTGTCCACGCTTGTCGCACAGGCGATTCGGCGCGCGGGCGCGCGAGCGGTGATCCAGTCCGGCTGGGCGGGGCTCGACTTCGGCGGGGACGACGCGATCGCGGTCGGCGAGGTGCCCCACGACTGGCTGTTCGCGCAGGCGGCGGCCGTTGTGCACCACTGCGGTGCGGGCACTGCCGCGGCCGGACTACGTGCCGGTGTGCCGGCGATCGCGGCACCAGGCCCCTACGGCGACCAACCGTTCTGGGCGCGAAGGCTGTTCGACCTCGGAGTCAGCCCCCAGCCGATCCCGCAACGTCGACTCAGCGCCGACAACCTCAGTGAAGCGATACGCGATGTGTTGTCAGATAACAGCTTCGGAGACCCGGCGGCGAAGACGGCCGCAGCCATCGCTGCCGAGGACGGTGCGGGCGGGGTTCTCGCAGCCGTTGAGAAGCTGCTCGGCTGAGACTCAGCGAATTCGCGGGTTCGACTGACAAAGAATTGCCACTCAAGTTAAATACATCCCGGTCCTGCCAATCCGCCGCCGCTCTCGGCGGGTTGGCAGGCTCACCCATGCCAGCGCCCGAGTAGCTGGTCGGCCCCGTCGGACAGCGATCGGACGATCTCGGCCGCCCCGGCCGGCGTGCGCACCAGCCCCACACCCTGCCCCGCATTGACCGGCGATCCGCGCAGCACGCGCTCGGGGATGGTCTCCGGCCAACGATATCCGGCCGCGACGTCGTATTCGGTGGTCAGCTCGGTCGCCTCCCCCTCGGCGGCCAGTAGGGCGTCGCGCGCCGGCCCGGGCGTCAGCGCCTCGGCGCATGCGGCGAAGGCTGTGCCGACCCAGGCGGCGCCCGCCCCGGCGGCCAGCACTGCAGCGACCGCCCGGGGCGAGGAGATTCCGCCGGCCGCGAGCACGGGAACATCGACGGCGTCGAGCACCTCGGCCAGCAGCGGCAGCGTGCCCATCGCCGGCTCACCGTGGCCGCCGCCTTCGGCTCCGCGTGCCACCAGCACATCGACGCCGGCATCGACCGCGCGTCGGGCCGCGTCGACCGTGGCCACCTGGGTCGTCACCGTCAGGCCCGCATCGTGTGCCCGGCGCACCCAATCCCAGTCCTGCCCGAAACTCACGCTGAGCAACGCGGGCCTGGCGGCCAGCGCGACGTCGAACAGATCCGGCCGATCCTGGGCGACCCAGTGCACCAGGCCAATTCCGAATCGCCGCGCATCGAGCTGCGCCAGTTCGGCGGTCAACTGCTCGGCTGTCGCCGAACTGCCCATCCCGACCATGCCCAGGCCGCCGGCGGCCGAGACCGCGGACGCCAGCCGGCCTCCGGCCGCGCCGCCCATCGGCGCGTTGACGATGGGGACATCGATGCCGATCGACCGCGACCAGGTGGTTGCCAAGCTCACAGCCTGCAATGTTACGTCGTTGTTACAATAGGGATCGCCAGCACATGGCACCGGACGAGGCGCACCCGTACCCGGCCAGCGAAAAGACGGGGTGTTTGGAGGTGTGCCATGGCCTGGTTGATTCTCGTCATCTCAGGTGTCCTCGAAGCCGTATGGGCGACCGCCCTGAGCAAGACCGAGGGCTTCACCCGCCTGGTTCCGTCAGTCGTGTTCTTCGTGGCCCTTGCGTTCTCGATGGTTGGACTGGCCATCGCGATGCGCAGCCTGCCCCCTGGCACCAGCTACGCGATATGGGTGGGCATCGGCGCGGTGCTCACCGTCGGCTACGCAATGATCACCGGCGCCGAATCCGCTTCGGTGATCAAGGTGGTACTCATGCTCGGCGTCGTCGGCTGCATCGTCGGCCTGAAGGCCGTCAGCCACTAACGCCGCAGTAACCGCGAAAGCCCGAGAGCACCAATGGCTCCCATGGCGGCCGCGGCCAAAGCGCCGGACACCCCGATCCCCTCGTGGACCTGCACCCTGGTGACGATCTGCGCGGGGTTCGGTGGTGGCACGGGCGCCTCGGCCAGGCTCTCCGTGGACGTCGCCGCCCAGGCAGTCGCGAACAAGATCAGCCGCGCGGTGACGTAGGCGAACACCATCAGGCCCAGCACCGGGCCGAATGTCGCGCCCGCGGGCCCGCCCAGCACGGACTGCAGGTAGATCGACGCTACCTGCTTGAAGATCTCGAAGCCCACGGCGGCCAGGAGGCCGGCCCGGATCGACCGGCGGAAGGGCACCGGCTCGCGCGGCAATCGGGAGATGATCCAGCTGAACAGGAGCCACGAGATCGAGACCGAGACGACGATCGATATGACACGCAACCCGCCACCGAGCAGGGCGCCGTCGTGAACACCGAGCCAGCGCAACACCTTCCGCATCAACGCTGGGTCGCCGAGCACGGTCAGCCCGATGGTGATCACCATCGCCAGAAACGCCGACACCAGGGCCAGCAGGTCGGAGAGCTTGTTGCCGACAAAGTTGGACTCGGCGCGTTGCTCCCACATCTGGCTCAGCGCCTCGCGCAGGTTCGCCATCCAGCCCAGGCCGGCCCACGCCGCGGTCGCGAGACCGATCACGCCGACCGTGCCGCGCGAGGCAATGGCCGAGTCCATCAGGGTCACCAGTTGCTGGCCGAGATCACCCGACACCGCTTGCCGAATCCGCTGCTCGATCTCTTCGAGCAGATCGGGCCGCCGCGACAGCAGGAAACCGCCGGCAGCGAAGCCGACCATCAGCAGCGGGAACAGCGCGAAGATGGTGAAATACGTGATCCCAGCGGCATAGAAGTTGCCGTTGCAGTCGTTGTAGCGCTCCTGCGCCCGCATCACATGGTCGAACCAGGGAAAGCGCGCGCGCACACGGTCGAGCAGTCCCGGCTTCTCGGGCTCGTCCACCGCCAACCCCTCCCTGGCGCTTATGGTGTTTGCTGGAGAAACCCTATCCTGTCGTAAACCCGAGCGAGTGTCTTCCCGGCCACCTCCCGGGCGTGTTCCGCCCCTGCGGCCAGAACCGACTGGAGTTCGGCCGGGTCATCCAGCAATTCGTCGACGCGGGTCTTGATCGGCGTGACGAACTCCACCACGGCCTCGGCGGTCTCCTTCTTGAGATCGCCATAGCCACGGCCCGCATAACCTTCGACCAACTTGTCGACGTCGGTACCGGTCACCGCGGACTGGATGGTCAGCAGGTTCGAGATGCCCGGCTTGTTCTCCTGATCGAACCGGATCTCCCGCTCGCTGTCGGTCACCGCCGAGCGGATCTTCTTGGCCGTGGCCTTCGGATCGTCGAGCAGGCTGATCAGCCCGGCGTCACTGGCCGCCGACTTGCTCATCTTCGCAGACGGGTCCTGTAGGTCGTAGATCTTGGCGGTGGCCTTGGGGATCATCGCCTCGGGCACCACGAAGGTGTCCGGGAACCGGGCGTTGAATCGCTGCGCGAGGTCCCGGGCCAACTCCAGGTGCTGGCGCTGATCCTCCCCGACCGGGACCAGATCGGTGTCGTAGAGCAGCACGTCGGCGGCCATCAGCACCGGATAGGTGAACAGACCCACCGTGGTGGCGTCCGCGCCCTGCTTCTGCGACTTGTCCTTGAACTGTGTCATCCGCGATGCCTGACCGAAACCGGTGAAACATCCCAGTACCCAAGCCAATTGGCTGTGCTCGGGCACATGGCTCTGAACGAACACGGTGCTGCGCGTCGGGTCGATGCCCAGCGCCAGGTACTGCGCGGCGGTCACCAGCGTGCGCCGGCGCAGGATTTCGGGGTCCTGCGGCACGGTAATGGCGTGCTGGTCGACGACACAGAAGAACGCCTCGTAACCGTCCTGCAGCTGCGCCCAGTGCGTGACGGCACCCAGGGCATTTCCCAGGTGCAGGGAGTCAGAGGTGGGCTGGGCGCCCGAGAACACGACCTGTTTGCTTCCGCTACTCATGATGATCTGATTTTCGCACTGGCGTCATCCGGATTCTTCGCGGGTCAGCTGCTGCAGCACCCGCAGGAACACTTTCCGGTCGTCCGCAGTCAGCTCACCCAGCCAACGCTCCTCCCCGCGCTGGATGTCGCGCTGGACCGCGTCCTTGACCGCACGCCCCGCATCGGTGATGGCCAGCAGCCTCGCACGGCGGTCGTCGGGGTCGGCCTCGCGCTCGATGAAGCCCTGCTGTTGCAGGTCATCGAGGGTGCGGATGATGCGGGTCTTGTCGGCGCCGATCGCGTCGGCCAGGGCCGCCTGCGTCCGCACCGAGGAGCGGTCCAACGTGAGCAGGACGACGTAGCCCCACATCGACAGGCCATGGGCGTCGAGGACCGGCTGTTCGGCGGCGATCATCTCGCGCAACAACGGGGCGAGCATGGCCGCCAGGTCGGGGCGCTTCGACATTCGATCAGCGTAAGCGTTGCCATATGATGTGCTCGCGCTTATCGTAAGCGTATGCCTACTATTGAAACCGATGTACGCCCCCTGCACCGCGTCGCCGTCCTGCGCTCCGTCGATGTCGTCGACGCTGTCCGCACATCCGACCTGGACCGCCCCACCCCCTGCGCGGGGTGGACGCTGGGCGATCTGCTGGCCCACATGACCGTGCAGCATCGCGGGTTCGCCGCCGCTGCCCGCGGACACGGTTCAGATGAAGCGCACTGGAACGTCGAGACAGTGGCCGACGCCGTGCGTGCCGACCCCGTCGGCACATACACCGCGGCCGCGCACGACGTGCTCGACGCCTTCGCCGCCGACGGGATCACCGAGGCGACGTTCGCCCTACCCGAGTTCGGACCGGATGCGACGTTCCCTGGCGCGCTGGCGATCGGATTCCACCTCGTCGACTACGCGGTGCACGGCTGGGATGTCGCGGCCGCCCTCGGTGCGGCCTACGGATTGCCGGACGACGTCGTCGCCGCCGTCCTCCCGTTGGTGATGGCGATCCCCGACGGCGACTTCCGCGACAGTCCGGCCTCACCGTTCGACCGGGCCGTCAATGCCTCGGGGGCAACAGATTTCGACAAGGTCCTGCTACATCTGGGCCGGCGCCCGGACTGGCGTCAGCCGTAACTGACCGTCACCGGTGAGTGATCCGACCATCGCAGTGCGTACAGCTCGGCCCGATCCACCCATGCGGATGTGGCCCTGCCCGCCAGCGTCGGGCTGGCCAGGTGATAGTCGATGCGCCAACCGGCGTCGTTGTCGAAGGCCTTGCCGCGCCACGACCACCAGCTGTAGGGCCCGGCCACATCGGGATGCAGTACCCGCACCACGTCCACCCAGCCCGTTCCGAGCAGCTCGGTGAGCCACGCCCGTTCGCTGGGCAGGAAGCCGGCCTTCTTGACGTTGCCCTTCCAGTTCTTGATGTCGTTCTCGGTGTGCGCGATGTTCCAGTCACCGCACAGCACCGCGTCGCGACCATGCAGCTCGGCCATCCGCGCGGCGATGGTGGCCATGAACCGTTCCTTCTCCAGCTGCCGGTCCGTCTCGGCCTCCCCGGTCGGGACGTACACGCTGGCCACCGTCACCCCCGCGGTATCCACCTCGAGGTAGCGCCCGTGGGCCTCGAACTCGTCGGAGACCAGCAGCCGCGACGCCTCGATGGGATGCCGGGACAACACCGCAACCCCGTTGCGGCCCTTGACATGCGGTTCGGCCGAGGCGACGTTCCAGCCGTCGGCCAGGGCCGGCGCCAAGGCATCGCTGAGCTGCTCGTCGTCGGCGCGGGTCTCCTGCAGACACACGACGTCGGCCTCGGTTTCCTTGAGCCAGGGCAGCAGGCCGAGATTGTCTGTGGACCGCTGCTTGACCGCGGCGCGAATGCCGTTGACGTTGATGGTGCTGACGGTCAGAGGTCCCGGAGATGCCACGGCCAAGACCCTACCGACCGCCGCCGACACCCACCGACACCCTCTTGCGGTACCGGCGGTATCACCTTAATGTCGGGCGGCATGGCTGAACGTGCTCCCATCCACCTCGGCACCCCCGACGGCGACCCGATCCTGCTGCTGCATCCGTTCCTGTTGTCGCAGAGCGTGTGGAAGTACGTCGCACCGCAGCTCGCGCGGACCGGCCGCTACGACGTGTTCGCCCCGACCATGGCCGGCCATCACGGCGGCGCGCACGCGCCGATGCTCCTCGACGTCGCGACGCTGGCCGACGATGTCGAACGCCGGCTCGACGAGCTCGGCTGGACCACCGCGCACATCGTCGGGAACTCGCTGGGCGGCTGGGTGGCCTTCGAACTGGAACGCCGCGGCCGGGCCCGCACACTGACCGGCATCGCCCCCGCGGGCGGCTGGTCGATGTTCACCCTCGCCAAGTACGAGATCATCGCCAAGTTCATGGCAGCCCTGCCGGTGGTGCTGGCCACCGCGGCATTGCGTCAGAAGGTGCTGAAACTTCCGCTGTCCGAGCAGATCTCATACCTGGCCGTCAGCGCCACACCCGAGGTGCTCAACGCCGGTGACCGCCACGACCTGATCGACGACGTCGCGCACTGCCCCGCGTATTTCAAGCTCATGGTGAAGGCACTGACCACCCCGGGGCTGATGGAGATCGGCGATTCTCACACCCCGACCCAGCTGGTGATCTGCGAGAAGGACCGCGTGCTGCCGGCACCACGATTCACCCGGCACTTCACCAGGAGCCTGGCGCCGGACGCGGTGGTGACCACGCTCAAGGGAGTGGGACACGTCCCGATGTTCGAGGCGCCAGACACCATCACCGGGGTGATCACCGAGTTCGTCGACCGGCACATCGGTCAAACGCGCGCAACGGGGTGATCGACCATGCGCGCGGGACATCCAGTCTGCGCACAGATCGAGAATTCGGGCGTTTTGAGGATCTGAGCGCAGGCTCGGGGATCTGAGCGCAGGCTCGGCGCGGACGATTGCCGCGCCGAGCCCCGATCTCAGCCCTCGGAGGCCGCCAGCGTGTCGTTGAGCGTCTTGCTCGGACGCATCACCGCGGCGGTTTTCTCGGGGTCCGGGTAGTAGTAGCCACCGATGTCGGCCGGTTTGCCCTGCGCCGCATTGAGTTCGGCGACGATGGCCTGCTCCTGCTCGCCGAGCGCCTTGGCCAGCGGCGCGAAGTGCGCGGCCAGCTCCTTGTCCTCGGTCTGCTCGGCCAGCGCCTGCGCCCAGTACAGCGCGAGGTAGAACTGGCTGCCGCGGTTGTCCAGCTCACCGGTCTTGCGCGACGGGGACTTGTTCTCGTTCAACAACTCTCCGGTCGCGGTGTCCAGCGTGGCAGCCAGCACCTTGGCCTTCGCGTTGTCAGTCTTGTTGCCCAGATCCTCCAGGCTGGCGCCCAACGCGAGGAACTCGCCCAGCGAATCCCAGCGCAGGTGGTTCTCCTCCACCAGCTGATGGACGTGCTTGGGCGCCGAGCCGCCGGCACCGGTCTCGTACAGCCCGCCACCGGCCATCAACGGCACGATCGAGAGCATCTTGGCGCTAGTGCCCAACTCCAGGATCGGGAACAGGTCGGTCAAGTAGTCACGCAGGATGTTGCCGGTCACCGAGATGGTGTCCTTGCCGCGGATCAGTCGCTCCAGGGTGTAGCGCATGGCCCAGACCTGCGGCAGGATCGTGATCTCCAGGCCCTCGGTGTCCTCTTCCTTGAGGTACGCCTTGACCTTCTTGCGCAGTTCGTTCTCGTGCGGGCGCTCGTCATCGAGCCAGAACACGGCAGGCATTCCGGACAACCGAGCCCGATTGACGGCCAGCTTGACCCAGTCCCGGATCGGGGCATCCTTGACGACCGGCATCCGCCAGATGTCGCCCTCCTCGACCTCCTGGCTCAGCAGCACCTCGCCGGATTCGATGTCGACGATCTTGGCCACACCGGCCTGCGGGATCTCGAAGGTCTTGTCGTGGCTGCCGTACTCCTCGGCCTGCTGTGCCATCAGACCGACGTTGGGCACCGTTCCCATGGTGGTCGGATCGAACTGGCCGTGGGTCTTACAGAAGTTGATCACTTCCTGGTACATCCGGGAGAACGTCGACTCCGGGTTGACGGCCTTGGTGTCCTTGGTGCGGCCGTCGGCGCCGTACATCTTGCCGCCGAGGCGGATCATCGCCGGCATCGACGCGTCGACGATGACGTCGCTGGGCGAGTGGAAGTTCGAGATGCCCTTTGCCGAATCCACCATGGCCAGCTCCGGCCGGTGCTCATGGCAGCGGTGCAGGTCCTCGATGATCTCCTCACGCTGCGAAGCCGGCAGCGCCTCGATCTTGCTGTAGAGGTCCGACAGACCGTTATTGACGTTGACACCGAGCTCGTCGAACAGCTTCTGATGCTTGGCGAAGGCGTCCTTGTAGAAGACCTTGACGGCGTGGCCGAACACGATCGGGTGGCTGACCTTCATCATGGTCGCCTTGACGTGCAGCGAGAACATCACGCCGGTCTTGTAGGCGTCCTCGATCTGCTCCTCGTAGAACTCGATCAGCGCTTTCTTGCTCATGTACATCGAGTCGATGACGTCGCCCGCGTCGAGCTTGACCTCGGGCTTCAGCACGACAGTCTCGCCGGATGCCGTCTCCAGCTCCATGCGTACGTTGCGCGCCTTGTCCAGCGTCATCGACTTCTCACCGTGGTAGAAGTCGCCGGTCTTCATGGTGGCGACATGGGTCCGCGAGGCCTGCGACCACTCACCCATGCTGTGCGGGTGCTTGCGCGCGTACTCCTTGACCGCCTTGGGTGCGCGGCGGTCCGAGTTGCCTTCACGCAGAACGGGGTTGACCGCGCTGCCGAGGATCTTCGAGTAGCGATCGCGGATCGCCTTCTCATCGTCGGTCTTGGGGTCACCCGGGTAGTCGGGAACCGCGTAGCCCTTCTCCTGCAGCTCCTTGACCGCGGCCACGAGCTGCGGGACCGAAGCGCTGATGTTGGGCAGCTTGATGATGTTGGTTTCGGGCAGCTGCGTGAGGCGGCCCAGCTCACCGAGGTTGTCCGGGACCTTCTGGTCCTCGGTCAGATAGTCACCGAATTCGGCCAGGATGCGGGCCGCCACCGAGATGTCACTGGTCTGGATTTCGATACCCGCCGGCTCTGCAAAGGCCCGGATGATCGGCAAGAAGGAGTACGTCGCAAGCAGCGGCGCCTCGTCGGTCAGCGTGTAGATGATGGTCGGCTGCTGGGCAGTCATGGTTGCTCTCCCGGCGTCAGTCTGGGTTGGACGAGGATCACTCGTTGTCACCCGCGGTTTTTCGCTGCTCTGTATCGCGGGCCAGACTACAAGGGCGCGAACGGCCGCGAAGGAGCAGCTTTCATTACTGACCAGTAACTTTCGGTTACGGCGAGCCGTCCGGCGCCTCGGCGCGCCCACCGAACTGAACGTGTTTCAGTCCCGTCGGCGCAGAACCGGCAAACACTCCGAAGAACCGACTGGCACCGCCTCAGCGCGTTGCGATAAGCTGCAGACCGGTCATGAGTGTCAGCATCAAGCCCCGGCTTGCTGGCCGGCAACCCTCCAACCGCGGTGGGGTGCCCCGGGTGATGACCAGGTTGAGCAGTCGTTCGCGGCTGTAAGGCAAGCGCGGGTCCGAAGGTACGGGCCCCCAGACAGACAGGGAAACCTGATGGAGGCCAGCCATGTGTATGTGTCAGTGAACCCAAGGTGTCAGCCCGTCGTGATCGACGACAGGCCCGGCGCCCGGTAGCCGACCGCACTAACTACCTTCTTCATCCCCTTCACGGAGGAGACACCCCAGCCATGACAAACCCCGAAATCGTCGCGAACTGGTCGTTCGAGACCAAGCAGGTCCACGCGGGTCAGAGCCCCGATGCCGCCACGAAGGCCCGGGCCCTGCCGATCTACCAGACCACGTCCTACACCTTCGACAGCACCGACCACGCCGCCGCCCTGTTCGGGCTGGCCGAGCCGGGCAACATCTACACCCGCATCGGTAACCCCACCACCGACGTCGTCGAGCAGCGCATCGCCGCACTCGAAGGCGGCGTCGCCGCGCTGCTGCTGTCCTCGGGCCAGGCCGCCGAGACCTTCGCCATCCTCAACCTGGCCGGCG includes these proteins:
- the yhjD gene encoding inner membrane protein YhjD, which translates into the protein MDEPEKPGLLDRVRARFPWFDHVMRAQERYNDCNGNFYAAGITYFTIFALFPLLMVGFAAGGFLLSRRPDLLEEIEQRIRQAVSGDLGQQLVTLMDSAIASRGTVGVIGLATAAWAGLGWMANLREALSQMWEQRAESNFVGNKLSDLLALVSAFLAMVITIGLTVLGDPALMRKVLRWLGVHDGALLGGGLRVISIVVSVSISWLLFSWIISRLPREPVPFRRSIRAGLLAAVGFEIFKQVASIYLQSVLGGPAGATFGPVLGLMVFAYVTARLILFATAWAATSTESLAEAPVPPPNPAQIVTRVQVHEGIGVSGALAAAAMGAIGALGLSRLLRR
- the trpS gene encoding tryptophan--tRNA ligase, encoding MSSGSKQVVFSGAQPTSDSLHLGNALGAVTHWAQLQDGYEAFFCVVDQHAITVPQDPEILRRRTLVTAAQYLALGIDPTRSTVFVQSHVPEHSQLAWVLGCFTGFGQASRMTQFKDKSQKQGADATTVGLFTYPVLMAADVLLYDTDLVPVGEDQRQHLELARDLAQRFNARFPDTFVVPEAMIPKATAKIYDLQDPSAKMSKSAASDAGLISLLDDPKATAKKIRSAVTDSEREIRFDQENKPGISNLLTIQSAVTGTDVDKLVEGYAGRGYGDLKKETAEAVVEFVTPIKTRVDELLDDPAELQSVLAAGAEHAREVAGKTLARVYDRIGFLQQTP
- a CDS encoding MarR family winged helix-turn-helix transcriptional regulator, translating into MSKRPDLAAMLAPLLREMIAAEQPVLDAHGLSMWGYVVLLTLDRSSVRTQAALADAIGADKTRIIRTLDDLQQQGFIEREADPDDRRARLLAITDAGRAVKDAVQRDIQRGEERWLGELTADDRKVFLRVLQQLTREESG
- a CDS encoding TIGR03086 family metal-binding protein — protein: MPTIETDVRPLHRVAVLRSVDVVDAVRTSDLDRPTPCAGWTLGDLLAHMTVQHRGFAAAARGHGSDEAHWNVETVADAVRADPVGTYTAAAHDVLDAFAADGITEATFALPEFGPDATFPGALAIGFHLVDYAVHGWDVAAALGAAYGLPDDVVAAVLPLVMAIPDGDFRDSPASPFDRAVNASGATDFDKVLLHLGRRPDWRQP
- a CDS encoding exodeoxyribonuclease III produces the protein MTVSTINVNGIRAAVKQRSTDNLGLLPWLKETEADVVCLQETRADDEQLSDALAPALADGWNVASAEPHVKGRNGVAVLSRHPIEASRLLVSDEFEAHGRYLEVDTAGVTVASVYVPTGEAETDRQLEKERFMATIAARMAELHGRDAVLCGDWNIAHTENDIKNWKGNVKKAGFLPSERAWLTELLGTGWVDVVRVLHPDVAGPYSWWSWRGKAFDNDAGWRIDYHLASPTLAGRATSAWVDRAELYALRWSDHSPVTVSYG
- a CDS encoding alpha/beta fold hydrolase, producing MAERAPIHLGTPDGDPILLLHPFLLSQSVWKYVAPQLARTGRYDVFAPTMAGHHGGAHAPMLLDVATLADDVERRLDELGWTTAHIVGNSLGGWVAFELERRGRARTLTGIAPAGGWSMFTLAKYEIIAKFMAALPVVLATAALRQKVLKLPLSEQISYLAVSATPEVLNAGDRHDLIDDVAHCPAYFKLMVKALTTPGLMEIGDSHTPTQLVICEKDRVLPAPRFTRHFTRSLAPDAVVTTLKGVGHVPMFEAPDTITGVITEFVDRHIGQTRATG